The following proteins come from a genomic window of Panicum hallii strain FIL2 chromosome 8, PHallii_v3.1, whole genome shotgun sequence:
- the LOC112903784 gene encoding probable glycosyltransferase 6, whose translation MAVPLRVSAFPAPPPMLAGRARDAVVFAAGVAAAAAVLALLGSASVLAPGSSSLLVAFPVPGPEDGPRTFYDHPELSYEAVGGRRLAGWDAKRAEWLRSRRLSRAPERVVMVSGSQPEPCPGDAGDHLLLRFLKNKLDYCRLHGIELLYNRDVLQPAMTGYWAKIPVVRAAMLAHPEAEWVWWVDSDAVFTDMDFSLPLATRYDGHNFVAYGWPDKIARRSWLGINAGVFLIRNCQWSLDFMDEWARMGPAYPEHARWGEVVRGALSDKGDDAWCDDQSALVYLLLLSNWEGLGKKAYIETEYFFQGYWMDVVGRLDGVAARYEAVERRAPPGLRRRHAEREHLRYAAARNAAVRGAVPGPAGGGEEGWRRPLITHFVGCQPCSGGRNPMYSRESCDDGMRRALGFADDQVLRAYGFRHVAPLNDTVRPLPFDYPAGGLRNGTMGTRQ comes from the coding sequence ATGGCCGTGCCTCTCCGCGTCTCCGCGtttcccgcgccgccgccgatgcTGGCGGGCCGCGCGCGCGACGCGGTCGTGTTCGCggccggcgtggcggcggccgcggccgtgcTCGCGCTCCTGGGCTCGGCGTCCGTCCTCGCGCCCGGGAGCAGCAGCCTGCTGGTGGCCTTCCCCGTCCCCGGGCCGGAGGACGGGCCGCGCACGTTCTACGACCACCCGGAGCTCTCGTACGAGGCCGTGGGCGGCCGCCGGCTCGCCGGGTGGGACGCCAAGCGCGCGGAGTGGCTGCGGTCGCGCAGGCTCTCGCGCGCTCCCGAGCGCGTGGTGATGGTGTCCGGGTCGCAGCCGGAGCCGTGCCCCGGCGACGCGGGCGACCACCTCCTCCTGCGGTTCCTCAAGAACAAGCTCGACTACTGCCGCCTCCACGGGATCGAGCTCCTGTACAACCGGGACGTCCTGCAGCCGGCCATGACGGGCTACTGGGCCAAAATCCCCGTCGTGCGCGCCGCCATGCTCGCGCACCCGGAAGCGGAGTGGGTCTGGTGGGTGGACTCCGACGCCGTCTTCACCGACATGGACTTCTCCCTCCCGCTCGCCACCAGGTACGACGGCCACAACTTCGTCGCCTACGGCTGGCCGGACAAGATCGCGAGGAGGTCGTGGCTGGGCATCAACGCCGGCGTGTTCCTCATCCGCAACTGCCAGTGGTCGCTTGACTTCATGGACGAGTGGGCGCGCATGGGGCCAGCCTACCCGGAGCACGCCCGGTGGGGCGAGGTGGTCCGGGGCGCGCTCAGCGACAAGGGCGACGACGCGTGGTGCGACGACCAGTCGGCGCTCGTctacctgctgctgctcagcAACTGGGAGGGGCTGGGGAAGAAGGCCTACATCGAGACCGAGTACTTCTTCCAGGGCTACTGGATGGACGTCGTGGGCCGGCTCGACGGCGTCGCGGCGCGGTACGAGGCCGTGGAGCGGCGCGCGCCACCGGGGCTCCGGCGGCGCCACGCGGAGCGGGAGCACCTGCGGTACGCGGCGGCGCGGAACGCGGCGGTGAGGGGCGCCGTCCCGGGCcccgcgggcggcggggaggaggggtggcggcggccgctcATCACGCACTTCGTGGGCTGCCAGCCCTGCAGCGGCGGGCGGAACCCTATGTACTCGAGGGAGAGCTGCGACGACGGGATGCGCCGCGCGCTGGGGTTCGCCGACGACCAGGTGCTCCGCGCGTACGGGTtccgccacgtcgcgccgctcAACGACACCGTGCGGCCGCTGCCGTTCGACTACCCCGCTGGCGGGCTGCGAAATGGGACTATGGGAACTCGGCAATAA
- the LOC112872457 gene encoding ABC transporter E family member 2 — MAERLTRIAIVSEDKCKPKKCRQECKKSCPVVKTGKLCIEVTPASKLAFISEELCIGCGICVKKCPFDAIEIINLPKDLEKDTTHRYGPNTFKLHRLPVPRPGQVLGLVGTNGIGKSTALKVLAGKLKPNLGRFKNPPDWQEILTYFRGSELQNYFTRILEDNLKAIIKPQYVDHIPKAVQGNVGQVLEQKDERDMKAELCVDLELNQVIDRNVGDLSGGELQRFAIAVVAVQNAEIYMFDEPSSYLDVKQRLKAAQVIRSLLRPNSYVIVVEHDLSVLDYLSDFICCLYGKPGAYGVVTLPFSVREGINIFLAGFVPTENLRFRDESLTFKIAETQESAEEIETYQRYKYPTMSKTQGNFKLTVVEGEFTDSQIVVMLGENGTGKTTFIRMLAGLLKPDTVEGTDIEIPEFNVSYKPQKISPKFQNTVRHLLHQKIRDSYMHPQFVSDVMKPLQIEQLMDQEVINLSGGELQRVAICLCLGKPADIYLIDEPSAYLDSEQRIVASKVIKRFILHAKKTAFIVEHDFIMATYLADKVIVYEGRPSIDCTANAPQSLVSGMNKFLSHLDITFRRDPTNYRPRINKLDSTKDREQKSAGSYYYLDD; from the exons ATGGCGGAGCGGCTGACCCGTATCGCGATCGTCAGCGAGGACAAGTGCAAGCCCAAGAAGTGCCGCCAGGAGTGCAAGAAGAGCTGCCCCGTCGTCAAGACCG GGAAGCTTTGCATTGAAGTGACTCCGGCATCGAAACTCGCTTTCATTTCTGAGGAGCTGTGCATCGGTTGTGGTATTTGTGTTAAG AAATGTCCATTTGATGCCATTGAAATCATCAATCTCCCAAAAGATTTGGAAAAGGATACCACTCACCGATATGGGCCCAACACCTTCAAGTTGCACAg GTTGCCTGTCCCGAGGCCTGGTCAGGTTTTGGGCCTTGTTGGAACAAATGGAATTGGAAAGTCGACAGCACTTAAAGTTTTGGCTGGCAAGCTGAAACCTAATTTGGGACGCTTCAAA AACCCACCTGATTGGCAGGAAATCCTTACATACTTCCGTGGGTCTGAACTTCAGAACTACTTCACACGCATATTGGAAGATAACCTCAAG GCAATCATTAAACCTCAGTATGTTGACCACATTCCAAAAGCTGTTCAAGGAAATGTAGGGCAAGTACTTGAACAGAAGGATGAGAGGGATATGAAAGCTGAGCTGTGTGTTGACCTTGAATTAAACCAAGTTATTGACCGGAATGTTGGAGATCTGTCTGGTGGTGAGCTCCAGAGATTTGCAATAGCAGTTGTTGCTGTACAAAATGCGGAAATTTACATGTTTGATGAGCCATCAAGTTACCTTGATGTTAAGCAGAGGCTTAAAGCTGCACAAGTTATTAGGTCCTTGCTTAGGCCCAACAG CTATGTCATCGTTGTTGAACATGACTTGAGTGTCTTGGATTACTTGTCCGACTTCATTTGCTGCTTATATGGAAAGCCAGGTGCTTATGGTGTGGTTACCTTGCCATTCTCGGTTCGAGAAGGCATCAACATTTTCTTGGCTGGATTTGTTCCAACAGAAAATCTTCGGTTCCGAGATGAATCTCTTACATTTAAG ATTGCAGAGACTCAAGAAAGTGCTGAGGAGATTGAGACATATCAACGTTACAAGTACCCTACCATGAGCAAAACACAGGGAAATTTCAAGCTAACTGTTGTTGAGGGTGAATTTACTGATTCCCAGATTGTTGTGATGCTTGGTGAAAATGGTACAGGGAAAACTACATTCATCAGAATGCTG GCTGGGTTGTTGAAGCCCGACACAGTGGAAGGAACTGATATTGAAATTCCTGAATTCAACGTGTCATACAAGCCCCAAAAGATTAGTCCAAAATTTCAGAATACCGTGAGGCATTTGCTTCACCAGAAAATACGCGATTCTTATATGCACCCTCAGTTCGTATCTGATGTCATGAAACCACTACAAATTGAGCAACTCATGGACCAGGAGGTTATTAATTTATCAGGTGGAGAGCTCCAAAGAGTTGCTATATGCCTTTGCCTTGGAAAG CCTGCAGATATCTATTTGATTGATGAACCAAGTGCGTATCTTGATTCAGAGCAGCGTATTGTTGCCTCCAAGGTTATCAAAAGATTCATTCTTCACGCCAAGAAAACTGCATTTATTGTTGAGCACGATTTCATCATGGCAACCTACTTGGCTGACAAGGTCATTGTTTATGAGGGGCGACCTTCTATTGACTGTACAGCCAATGCGCCACAGTCTTTGGTATCTGGAATGAATAAGTTCTTATCG CACCTTGACATTACCTTTAGAAGAGACCCGACCAACTATAGGCCCCGTATAAACAAGCTGGACTCTACGAAGGACAGGGAGCAGAAGTCGGCTGGATCCTACTACTACCTTGACGACTAA